A single Natrinema pellirubrum DSM 15624 DNA region contains:
- the endA gene encoding tRNA-intron lyase, protein MTLEGRFDAADGVVRVGGDARQRYHDSRGYGYPLSGNEIALAPVEAAHLLYRGDLEAVVDDASGERLGFREFISREPGADFGVRFLVYADLRSRGFYLSPAAEPWVADPPGGAADFAVFPRGKGPGDGEIAYALRIIGERTDIPAMELQPGVLAVVDEESEITYFEVDRRDPTGTSGSDADLPDGCEADLLADRVVVWEPPLDLYEQTFYGQPLEGREYDEPTLQCSLLEAAYLAEREAIDLEPTTVRERGREVEGERFDRRLRVYAALRERGVVPKTGYKFGADFRTYANVESVENLGHSELLVRVHPADHVFEPRDLALDVRLAHGVRKTMVFALVGDEAADGDGIEWWSLERLTP, encoded by the coding sequence ATGACACTCGAGGGGCGGTTCGACGCGGCCGACGGCGTCGTCCGGGTCGGCGGCGACGCGCGCCAGCGGTATCACGACTCGCGGGGCTACGGCTACCCGCTCTCCGGCAACGAGATCGCGCTCGCACCCGTGGAAGCGGCCCATCTGCTCTACCGAGGAGACCTCGAGGCGGTCGTCGACGACGCGAGCGGCGAGCGGTTGGGCTTTCGCGAGTTCATTTCGCGGGAGCCGGGGGCCGACTTCGGCGTGCGGTTTCTCGTCTACGCGGACCTGCGCTCGCGCGGGTTCTACCTCTCGCCGGCCGCGGAGCCGTGGGTGGCCGACCCGCCGGGCGGCGCGGCCGACTTCGCGGTCTTCCCGCGGGGGAAAGGCCCCGGCGACGGCGAGATCGCCTACGCCCTGCGAATCATCGGCGAGCGAACGGACATTCCCGCCATGGAACTCCAGCCGGGCGTGCTGGCGGTCGTCGACGAGGAGAGCGAGATTACCTATTTCGAGGTCGACCGGCGCGATCCCACCGGGACATCGGGGTCCGACGCCGACCTCCCCGACGGCTGCGAGGCCGACCTGCTGGCCGACCGGGTGGTCGTCTGGGAGCCGCCGCTTGACCTCTATGAGCAGACGTTCTACGGCCAGCCCCTCGAGGGCCGGGAGTACGACGAGCCGACGCTGCAGTGTTCCCTGCTCGAGGCGGCCTATCTGGCCGAACGGGAGGCGATCGATCTCGAGCCGACGACGGTCCGCGAGCGGGGCCGGGAGGTCGAAGGCGAGCGGTTCGACCGCCGGCTGCGGGTCTACGCGGCACTGCGCGAGCGCGGCGTCGTGCCGAAGACGGGCTACAAGTTCGGCGCTGACTTCCGGACCTACGCCAACGTGGAGTCCGTCGAGAACCTGGGCCACTCCGAACTGCTGGTGCGGGTGCATCCGGCCGACCACGTCTTCGAGCCGCGGGATCTGGCGCTGGACGTGCGGCTGGCACATGGCGTCCGGAAGACGATGGTGTTCGCGCTGGTGGGCGACGAGGCGGCCGACGGCGACGGGATCGAGTGGTGGTCGCTCGAGCGATTGACACCCTAA
- the pheS gene encoding phenylalanine--tRNA ligase subunit alpha — protein MQLPSQQVAVLEAASADEATSVDALAAATDLPPETVTGAVFELEDEGLVAVSERVDETVTLTDEGVEYAGDALPEVRLYEAALAAGADEESTQMGQVIGTSGLEGPQVDIALSNYARKGYGTIDSGEITADPDADPAADAEADALAALADAGETPVDAVDIDSDTVDQLERRGLVDRHESTVRDVTLTERAVTELMAGIETSETVGEVTPELLTSGEWEDVEFADYNVEADAERFDGGKVHILRQTAERVKDTLVGMGFQEMDGPHVDADFWINDCLFMPQDHPARTHWDRFALENPTHIDDLPPDLVDRVERAHKEGVGPDGEGYHSPWDEDFARALALRGHTTSLSTRYLSGEEVGDLEPPQRYFSVEKVYRNDTLDPTHLLEFFQIEGWVMAEDLSVRDLMGTFEEFYSQFGIEDIQFKPHYNPYTEPSFELFGTHPTTGELVEIGNSGIFREEMLEPLGVECDVMAWGLALERLLMLMYGFEDIRDIHGTLCDLELLRETEVTY, from the coding sequence ATGCAACTCCCATCACAACAGGTCGCGGTCCTAGAGGCCGCGAGCGCGGACGAGGCAACGTCCGTCGATGCCCTCGCCGCGGCGACCGACCTGCCCCCCGAAACCGTCACGGGGGCCGTCTTCGAACTCGAGGACGAGGGGCTGGTCGCCGTCAGCGAGCGGGTCGACGAAACGGTGACGCTCACCGACGAAGGTGTCGAGTATGCCGGCGACGCCCTCCCCGAGGTACGACTCTACGAGGCCGCCCTTGCGGCCGGCGCCGACGAGGAATCGACCCAGATGGGGCAAGTCATCGGCACCTCCGGACTCGAGGGACCGCAGGTCGACATTGCGCTCTCGAACTACGCGCGGAAGGGATACGGCACGATTGACAGCGGTGAGATCACCGCCGACCCCGACGCCGACCCCGCGGCCGACGCCGAAGCCGACGCGCTCGCTGCCCTCGCCGACGCGGGCGAGACGCCGGTCGACGCCGTCGACATCGATTCGGACACCGTCGACCAGCTCGAGCGTCGCGGACTGGTCGACCGCCACGAGTCGACGGTTCGTGACGTCACGCTGACCGAACGCGCCGTCACCGAACTGATGGCCGGCATCGAGACCAGCGAGACGGTCGGCGAGGTCACCCCGGAACTGCTCACCAGCGGCGAGTGGGAAGACGTCGAGTTCGCCGACTACAACGTCGAGGCCGACGCCGAGCGCTTCGACGGCGGCAAGGTCCACATCCTGCGCCAGACCGCCGAGCGGGTCAAAGACACCCTCGTCGGGATGGGCTTTCAGGAGATGGACGGCCCCCACGTCGACGCGGACTTCTGGATCAACGACTGCCTGTTCATGCCCCAGGACCACCCGGCGCGGACCCACTGGGACCGGTTCGCCCTCGAAAACCCCACGCATATCGACGACCTCCCCCCGGACCTCGTCGACCGCGTCGAGCGCGCCCACAAGGAAGGCGTCGGCCCGGACGGCGAGGGCTATCACTCGCCGTGGGACGAGGACTTCGCTCGCGCGCTGGCCCTGCGGGGCCACACCACCTCGCTGTCGACCCGCTACCTGTCCGGCGAGGAAGTCGGCGATCTCGAGCCCCCACAGCGGTATTTCAGCGTCGAAAAGGTCTATCGGAACGACACGCTCGACCCGACCCATCTCCTCGAGTTCTTCCAGATCGAGGGCTGGGTGATGGCCGAAGACCTCTCCGTTCGCGATCTGATGGGCACCTTCGAGGAGTTCTACTCGCAGTTCGGGATCGAGGACATCCAGTTCAAGCCCCACTACAACCCCTATACGGAACCGAGCTTCGAGCTGTTCGGCACCCACCCGACGACCGGTGAGCTGGTCGAGATCGGCAACTCGGGGATCTTCCGCGAGGAAATGCTCGAGCCACTGGGCGTCGAATGCGACGTGATGGCATGGGGGCTGGCTCTCGAGCGACTGCTCATGCTGATGTACGGCTTCGAGGACATCCGGGACATCCACGGAACGCTGTGTGACCTGGAACTGCTGCGCGAGACGGAGGTGACCTACTGA
- a CDS encoding PAS domain-containing sensor histidine kinase, producing MFALRTDLIDVSIRMTEAGHDGEAGVDDSTVQLLLAADDRRTMVQALLSDRYELVIGGPVADADLFVVDSDRFSEYAPLLRERTADRPAFTPVILLRRDSHTDDIAVADPSESDEPQLVNAVVDAPLDPDRLRRRVHSLLVRRHQSLTLLADATTGDERPRQNPLERAAERPGRTDSDDTVDTAVDLSTDRDGTGRPVADDRYEAIFNRTSQFTGLLEPDGMILEANDTALAFAGLDRDDVVGRPFWEADWFDRSASLREQTKRDVERAADGEFVRRTIEMQGTDDTAIIDFSIRPIRDDSGDVTLLVPEGREITSLKERERDLRRYQRRFEAVFEDPKTLVGLLEPDGTLVQANETAMAAIDTDLESIVGEPFWDTPWWPDDARADVREWTDRAAAGEYVDYERDHVGTDGTFTATGTIRPVTNAAGEVVSLIASAHDITERKERERELERTNEQLERFASIVSHDLRNPLNVLAGWLEQAEATGDPKPFEHCHEAVDRMDRLIDDLLTLARQGEQVDAIDAVDLERVVSDCWQSVETGSATLRTDVSGSIHADETRLRQLLENLFRNAVEHGSTSPASHAQQDAVEHGSTNPDSQAHQGDVEHGESTVSVSVGPLEDGFYVADDGAGIPTDERERVFENGYSTASDGTGFGLSIVATIAEAHGWDVRVTESPSGGARFEFTGVTVTD from the coding sequence GTGTTCGCCCTGCGGACGGACCTGATCGACGTTTCGATACGAATGACCGAAGCGGGACACGACGGGGAGGCCGGGGTGGACGATTCGACCGTCCAGCTACTGCTCGCTGCCGACGACCGTCGAACGATGGTCCAGGCCCTGCTCTCCGATCGGTACGAGCTGGTGATCGGCGGTCCCGTCGCCGACGCGGACCTGTTCGTCGTCGACTCCGATCGTTTCTCCGAGTATGCCCCCTTGCTCCGGGAGCGAACCGCCGACCGACCGGCGTTTACCCCCGTCATCTTGCTCCGTCGCGATTCCCATACCGACGACATCGCCGTCGCGGACCCCTCCGAGAGCGACGAGCCACAACTCGTCAACGCGGTCGTCGATGCACCGCTCGACCCCGACCGACTCCGTCGGCGCGTCCACTCACTGCTCGTCCGACGCCACCAGTCGCTTACACTACTCGCTGACGCGACGACGGGCGACGAGCGCCCTCGACAGAACCCCCTCGAGCGAGCGGCCGAGCGGCCGGGCCGCACGGATTCAGACGATACCGTCGACACCGCGGTCGATCTCTCGACCGATCGTGACGGCACCGGCCGGCCGGTAGCTGATGACCGCTACGAGGCGATCTTCAATCGGACGTCTCAGTTCACTGGCCTCCTCGAGCCGGACGGTATGATCCTCGAGGCCAACGATACCGCACTGGCGTTCGCCGGACTCGACCGGGACGACGTCGTCGGCCGTCCCTTCTGGGAAGCCGACTGGTTCGATCGATCGGCGTCGCTGCGTGAGCAGACCAAACGGGACGTCGAGCGGGCCGCCGACGGCGAGTTCGTCCGGCGAACGATCGAGATGCAGGGTACGGACGACACCGCCATCATCGACTTCTCGATCCGGCCGATCCGGGACGATTCGGGGGACGTGACGCTGCTCGTTCCCGAGGGACGTGAGATCACTTCGCTCAAGGAACGAGAACGGGACCTCCGTCGGTACCAGCGCCGGTTCGAGGCCGTCTTCGAGGACCCCAAGACCCTCGTCGGGCTGCTCGAGCCCGACGGAACGCTCGTTCAGGCGAACGAGACGGCGATGGCAGCCATCGATACGGACCTCGAGTCGATCGTCGGTGAGCCGTTCTGGGACACGCCGTGGTGGCCCGACGACGCGCGGGCCGACGTCCGCGAGTGGACCGATCGCGCCGCTGCTGGCGAGTACGTCGACTACGAGCGCGACCACGTCGGCACCGACGGCACCTTCACCGCCACGGGGACGATCCGGCCAGTCACGAACGCCGCGGGCGAGGTCGTCTCGCTGATCGCCTCCGCCCACGACATCACCGAGCGCAAGGAACGCGAGCGGGAACTCGAGCGAACGAACGAACAGCTAGAGCGGTTCGCCAGCATCGTCAGCCACGACCTGCGGAACCCGCTGAACGTCCTCGCCGGCTGGCTCGAGCAGGCCGAAGCGACCGGGGACCCGAAGCCGTTCGAACACTGCCACGAGGCGGTCGACCGAATGGACCGGCTCATCGACGACCTACTGACGCTCGCCCGGCAGGGCGAGCAGGTCGACGCGATCGACGCCGTCGACCTCGAGCGGGTCGTCTCGGACTGTTGGCAGTCAGTCGAGACGGGGTCTGCGACGCTTCGAACCGACGTTTCGGGATCGATCCACGCCGACGAAACGCGGCTCCGCCAGCTCCTCGAGAACCTGTTTCGAAACGCCGTCGAACATGGTTCGACGAGCCCTGCTTCCCACGCTCAGCAGGACGCCGTCGAGCATGGCTCGACGAATCCCGACTCGCAGGCTCATCAGGGTGACGTCGAACACGGCGAGTCAACGGTCTCCGTCTCCGTCGGACCGCTCGAGGACGGGTTCTACGTCGCGGACGACGGGGCGGGCATTCCGACCGACGAACGCGAGCGCGTCTTCGAGAACGGGTATTCGACGGCATCCGACGGCACCGGGTTCGGCCTCTCGATCGTTGCGACAATCGCTGAGGCCCACGGCTGGGACGTCCGCGTGACGGAGAGTCCGTCGGGCGGCGCCCGGTTCGAGTTCACGGGCGTGACCGTCACGGACTGA
- a CDS encoding DUF7345 domain-containing protein, whose translation MNGRAGVTVAVVVILLVTAGPVAATGAAATGGSQSEPFTLQQDGIDADEVRMDVALRADGSADWTLEFWIRLDDNESEAAFESLRDDIREDPANHTARFAERMNGTVATASNATGREMAATDVAVETERQSFAREYGVVRYTFRWDGFAAVDGDRLRAGDAVAGLYLDDGTRLLIEWPEGYERTSVAPDPDDERERAVIWRGDDTDFVDDEPRVVVTAGSGATGSSPLLIAGVAIVLLGLGAAGTWWYRNREPTADQPGDGTPAAGSGGGSASGADIESPSGSAAETASTGDSSPADVSAPASDAATAAAGTTEQVDTELLSNEEQVLRLVRERGGRMKQQAVVEELDWTDAKTSKVVSGLREDGKLESFRLGRENVLSLPEVDDGIVPDSADEDE comes from the coding sequence ATGAACGGTCGCGCCGGCGTGACGGTCGCGGTCGTCGTGATACTCCTCGTGACTGCCGGTCCCGTCGCAGCTACCGGAGCGGCGGCGACGGGCGGGAGCCAGTCGGAGCCGTTTACCCTCCAGCAGGACGGGATCGACGCCGACGAGGTCCGGATGGACGTCGCGCTCCGGGCCGACGGCAGCGCCGACTGGACCCTCGAGTTCTGGATCCGGCTCGACGACAACGAGAGCGAGGCGGCGTTCGAGTCGTTACGCGACGATATCCGGGAGGATCCGGCAAACCACACGGCGCGGTTCGCCGAGCGGATGAACGGGACGGTCGCGACGGCGAGCAACGCGACCGGGCGGGAGATGGCCGCCACCGATGTCGCCGTCGAGACCGAGCGCCAGTCGTTCGCCCGCGAGTACGGCGTCGTCAGGTACACGTTCCGCTGGGACGGGTTCGCCGCCGTCGATGGCGACCGGCTCCGGGCCGGCGACGCCGTCGCGGGACTCTACCTCGACGACGGCACCCGACTGCTGATCGAGTGGCCCGAGGGCTACGAGCGGACGTCGGTCGCGCCCGACCCGGACGACGAACGCGAGCGGGCCGTGATCTGGCGGGGTGACGACACCGACTTCGTCGACGACGAACCCCGCGTCGTCGTCACCGCCGGGAGCGGCGCGACCGGCTCGAGTCCGCTGTTGATCGCGGGTGTGGCGATCGTCCTGCTCGGCCTCGGAGCCGCCGGCACGTGGTGGTACCGGAACCGCGAGCCGACGGCTGATCAGCCCGGCGACGGGACCCCTGCGGCCGGCTCCGGGGGCGGGTCCGCATCCGGTGCCGACATCGAGTCTCCATCCGGATCGGCTGCCGAGACCGCGTCGACCGGCGACTCGAGTCCGGCGGACGTGTCGGCCCCGGCAAGCGACGCCGCGACCGCGGCCGCGGGCACGACCGAACAGGTCGACACGGAACTGCTGAGCAACGAGGAACAGGTCCTTCGGCTGGTCAGGGAGCGGGGCGGCCGGATGAAACAACAGGCGGTCGTCGAGGAACTGGACTGGACCGACGCAAAGACCAGCAAGGTCGTCAGCGGGCTCCGCGAGGACGGCAAGCTCGAGTCGTTCCGGCTCGGCCGCGAGAACGTCCTCTCGCTGCCCGAGGTCGACGACGGAATCGTCCCGGACTCGGCAGATGAGGACGAATGA
- a CDS encoding ornithine cyclodeaminase family protein has translation MTDFPVLTDGDVYSQFDYAQVVDAMRDAFAERAAGTLEAPPRWTVPAGEGDLLFTAGAATGPTTAAGFRVYETHGTGDDHTELVAVFDAATGAFEGLLAGHAVGGLRTGGIGGVAIDALARSDADTLGILGTGFQARAQVGAACAARDFADVVVYSPTAESRASFADTLEGEVEPTVRAASDPEPVVREADALVCATNSEEPVFDPDWLEAGTHVTTIGPRFDDAHELPLEAVDRADAIVTDSLPQVDAYDRPYIASGADRDRMVELAAVLEDPELGRQRADDLTLFCSVGLAGTEVVLGKRFLERFA, from the coding sequence ATGACCGATTTCCCGGTCCTCACCGACGGCGACGTGTACTCGCAGTTCGACTACGCACAGGTCGTCGACGCCATGCGCGACGCCTTCGCCGAACGCGCGGCCGGAACGCTCGAGGCCCCGCCGCGCTGGACGGTCCCGGCCGGCGAGGGCGACCTCCTCTTTACCGCGGGGGCTGCGACCGGGCCGACGACCGCCGCCGGGTTTCGGGTCTACGAGACCCACGGCACCGGCGACGACCACACGGAACTGGTCGCGGTCTTCGACGCCGCCACTGGCGCGTTCGAGGGCCTGCTCGCGGGCCACGCCGTCGGCGGGCTTCGAACCGGCGGCATCGGCGGCGTCGCGATCGACGCACTCGCCCGTTCAGACGCCGACACGCTCGGGATCCTGGGCACGGGATTTCAGGCGCGAGCGCAGGTCGGCGCGGCGTGTGCGGCCCGCGACTTCGCCGATGTCGTCGTCTACAGCCCGACCGCCGAGAGCCGCGCGTCCTTCGCCGACACCCTCGAGGGCGAGGTCGAGCCGACCGTTCGCGCGGCCAGCGACCCCGAACCGGTCGTCCGCGAGGCCGACGCGCTCGTCTGTGCGACCAATAGCGAAGAGCCCGTATTCGACCCCGACTGGCTCGAGGCCGGGACCCACGTCACGACGATCGGCCCGCGGTTCGACGACGCCCACGAACTCCCCCTCGAGGCCGTCGACCGGGCCGACGCGATCGTGACCGACTCGCTCCCGCAGGTCGACGCCTACGACCGCCCGTACATCGCCTCGGGCGCGGACCGCGACCGGATGGTCGAACTCGCCGCCGTCCTCGAGGACCCCGAACTCGGCCGCCAGCGCGCTGACGACCTCACGCTGTTTTGCTCGGTCGGGCTGGCCGGGACGGAGGTCGTCCTCGGGAAGCGGTTCCTCGAGCGGTTCGCGTAG
- a CDS encoding DNA topoisomerase I, with amino-acid sequence MIDDAIRVLAGDCTVIAENGDREEYRGRVTTIVKPDNTVLVHDTDGYQPVAWLTRADSVSSDRTGGFTLVAKKDTQTLRIAAHDQDGFAHYPSSAAGTPIGTCPDCDGTLVRSSGVHCVGCGDEYGVPADATVRGDQCDCDCGLPKMRVERGLAFNVCLDRGCESLDAAVKEAFDREWNCPEPDCDGDLRILRRGGLIAGCEHYPDCEIGFAVPAGVVDGECGCGLPTFETASGVRCLDATCDRALEGPLESDAAADD; translated from the coding sequence ATGATCGACGACGCGATCCGCGTGCTTGCGGGTGACTGTACCGTCATCGCCGAGAACGGCGACCGCGAGGAGTATCGGGGTCGAGTGACCACGATCGTCAAACCCGACAACACCGTGTTGGTCCACGACACCGACGGCTACCAGCCCGTCGCGTGGCTGACCCGCGCCGACAGCGTCTCGAGCGACCGAACCGGCGGGTTCACCCTCGTCGCCAAGAAGGACACCCAGACGCTGCGGATCGCCGCCCACGACCAGGACGGGTTCGCCCACTACCCCTCGTCGGCGGCCGGGACCCCCATCGGTACCTGTCCCGACTGCGACGGGACCTTAGTGCGCTCGAGCGGGGTCCACTGTGTCGGCTGTGGCGACGAGTACGGCGTCCCCGCCGACGCGACGGTTCGGGGGGACCAATGTGACTGCGACTGTGGCCTCCCCAAGATGCGCGTCGAGCGCGGGCTGGCCTTCAACGTCTGTCTCGATCGGGGCTGTGAATCGCTCGACGCGGCGGTCAAAGAGGCCTTCGACCGCGAGTGGAACTGCCCCGAACCGGACTGCGACGGCGATCTCCGGATCCTCCGGCGGGGCGGGCTCATCGCCGGCTGCGAACACTATCCCGACTGTGAGATCGGCTTCGCCGTCCCCGCCGGTGTCGTCGACGGCGAGTGTGGCTGTGGGCTGCCGACCTTCGAAACCGCCAGCGGGGTCCGCTGTCTCGATGCCACCTGTGACCGGGCGCTCGAGGGACCGCTCGAGAGCGATGCCGCAGCCGACGACTGA
- a CDS encoding tryptophan--tRNA ligase, with the protein MTGDDPLEESESGEPLTDGGAAGADDVALDPWGSSSVSDYRKLFEEFGIEEFDEILEEVPNPHYLMRRGVIFGHRDYRPVAEALQNDEPAAVLSGFMPTGDPHIGHKLVFDEIIWHQQQGADAYALIADLEANSARGMSWEEIDDHARDYLLSLLALGFDPEAGELYRQSTNRKLQDLAFELGADANFSEFQAIYGFDGETDVSHMQSVVTQMADILYPQLEEPKPTVIPVGPDQDPHVRLARDLAERMRFFKVSEAYASFELEPEERALVADFYADLEPADFDDDQLRCVHVAEAIEETPLSELAVDADTLSSVLTKLEEAGMEPIRPRTRFFDRRATDEAFDALIDAVEGEKRVYENHVDAFDLDRAEAEELAREVEVDNGGYGFQPPSSIYHRFMTGLTGGKMSSSIPASHISLLDDPEDGYDKVKAATTGGRETAEEQREKGGKADECPVYELYAYLLSGDDDEFAKRVYDECVGGERLCGDCKEQAAQLMKEFLEDHQEKRDEVEDLLEDADIELESPRRR; encoded by the coding sequence ATGACCGGAGACGACCCACTCGAGGAGTCCGAGTCAGGGGAACCGCTCACGGACGGAGGGGCTGCTGGAGCCGACGATGTCGCGCTTGACCCCTGGGGATCCTCGAGCGTCTCCGACTACCGCAAGCTGTTCGAGGAGTTCGGCATCGAGGAGTTCGACGAGATCCTCGAGGAGGTCCCGAACCCACATTACCTGATGCGACGGGGGGTTATCTTCGGCCACCGTGACTACCGGCCGGTCGCCGAAGCGCTGCAGAACGACGAGCCGGCGGCGGTTCTCTCTGGCTTTATGCCGACCGGCGACCCTCACATCGGCCACAAGCTGGTCTTCGACGAAATCATCTGGCACCAACAGCAGGGAGCCGACGCCTACGCCCTGATCGCCGACCTCGAGGCCAACTCGGCCCGCGGCATGTCCTGGGAGGAGATCGACGACCACGCCCGCGACTACCTCCTGTCCCTGCTCGCGCTCGGCTTCGATCCCGAGGCGGGCGAACTCTACCGGCAGTCCACGAATCGGAAACTGCAGGATCTGGCCTTCGAACTCGGTGCCGACGCCAACTTCTCGGAGTTCCAGGCGATCTACGGCTTCGACGGCGAGACCGACGTCTCGCACATGCAGTCGGTCGTCACCCAGATGGCCGACATCCTCTATCCGCAACTCGAGGAGCCCAAGCCGACCGTGATCCCGGTCGGCCCGGATCAGGATCCTCACGTCCGGCTGGCGCGGGATCTGGCCGAGCGGATGCGCTTTTTCAAGGTCTCGGAAGCCTACGCCAGCTTCGAACTCGAGCCCGAAGAGCGTGCCCTCGTGGCCGACTTCTACGCGGACCTCGAGCCCGCCGACTTCGACGACGACCAGCTGCGGTGTGTCCATGTCGCCGAGGCGATCGAGGAAACGCCGCTGTCGGAACTCGCGGTCGACGCCGACACGCTGAGTTCGGTCCTGACGAAGCTCGAGGAGGCTGGCATGGAGCCGATCCGGCCCCGGACCCGCTTTTTCGACCGACGAGCGACCGACGAGGCCTTCGACGCCCTGATCGACGCCGTCGAGGGCGAAAAGCGCGTCTACGAGAACCACGTCGACGCCTTCGACCTCGACCGCGCCGAGGCCGAGGAGTTGGCCCGCGAGGTCGAAGTCGACAACGGCGGCTACGGCTTCCAGCCGCCGTCCTCGATTTACCACCGCTTTATGACCGGGCTGACCGGCGGCAAGATGTCCTCCTCGATCCCAGCCTCCCACATCTCCCTGCTAGACGACCCCGAGGACGGCTACGACAAGGTCAAGGCCGCGACCACCGGCGGCCGCGAGACCGCCGAAGAACAGCGCGAGAAGGGCGGAAAGGCCGACGAGTGTCCCGTCTACGAACTCTACGCCTACCTGCTGTCCGGCGACGACGACGAGTTCGCCAAGCGCGTCTACGACGAGTGCGTCGGCGGCGAACGCCTCTGTGGCGACTGCAAGGAGCAGGCCGCCCAGCTCATGAAGGAGTTCCTCGAGGACCACCAGGAGAAACGCGACGAAGTCGAAGACCTGCTCGAGGACGCCGACATCGAACTCGAGTCGCCGCGGCGTCGCTGA
- a CDS encoding HAD family hydrolase: MNAVLFDMDGVLVDSEDYWVEFERAEIFPATVPDAEVDLAETSGMNFRDIYDYLEAEYGTAISRKEFVERFDAAAEEIYTERVALLDGLYDLLAELDDCGVDTALVSSSPHDWIDMVLERFDLEGAFDRVISADDIDAASKPEPDVFEYAAAELGVPAVECVVIEDSENGIEAGDRAGATVVAYRIAAHGDIDRSRADVVVDSSAELRATVLESTV; this comes from the coding sequence ATGAACGCAGTGTTGTTCGATATGGACGGCGTGTTGGTCGATAGCGAGGACTACTGGGTCGAGTTCGAGCGCGCGGAGATCTTTCCCGCGACCGTCCCCGACGCCGAGGTCGACCTGGCCGAGACCAGCGGCATGAACTTCCGCGATATCTACGACTACCTCGAGGCCGAGTACGGGACGGCCATCTCCCGTAAGGAGTTCGTCGAACGCTTCGATGCCGCCGCCGAGGAGATCTACACTGAGCGGGTCGCCCTGCTCGATGGTCTCTACGATCTGCTCGCCGAACTGGACGACTGCGGGGTCGACACGGCGCTCGTGTCGTCGTCGCCTCACGACTGGATCGACATGGTCCTCGAGCGATTCGACCTCGAGGGGGCGTTCGACCGCGTGATCAGCGCCGACGACATCGACGCGGCGAGCAAGCCCGAACCGGACGTCTTCGAGTACGCGGCCGCCGAACTCGGCGTTCCGGCTGTGGAGTGCGTCGTCATCGAGGACTCCGAAAACGGGATCGAAGCCGGCGACAGAGCGGGCGCGACCGTTGTCGCCTACCGGATCGCTGCCCACGGCGACATCGACCGCTCGAGAGCCGACGTGGTCGTCGACTCGTCCGCCGAACTCCGGGCGACCGTTCTCGAGTCGACCGTCTGA
- a CDS encoding DJ-1/PfpI family protein: protein MADIAAEIVLFDGFDELDAVGPYEVLRNGARAGASLETRLVSLAETDLVRASHDLRLEPDGTLGEPDLLLVPGGGWTTEGGVRAAVEDGALPEAVRERYDDGATIASVCTGAMVLSAAGILEGRPAATHPVAVDDLAATAATVVDERVVDDGDVVTAGGVTSGIDLALWLLEREFGVEIAEAVAAEMAHERRGDVFESS from the coding sequence ATGGCCGATATCGCTGCCGAAATCGTACTATTCGACGGCTTCGACGAACTCGATGCGGTCGGTCCCTACGAGGTCCTCCGGAACGGGGCCCGAGCCGGCGCGTCGCTCGAGACGCGGCTGGTGTCCCTCGCGGAGACCGACCTCGTACGGGCGAGTCACGACCTCCGCCTCGAGCCCGACGGGACGCTTGGGGAGCCGGACCTGCTGCTCGTTCCCGGCGGCGGCTGGACGACCGAGGGCGGCGTCCGGGCGGCCGTCGAGGACGGCGCGCTCCCCGAGGCCGTCCGCGAGCGCTACGACGACGGGGCGACGATCGCCTCGGTCTGTACCGGCGCGATGGTGCTTTCCGCGGCCGGGATCCTCGAGGGCCGACCGGCTGCGACCCATCCCGTCGCCGTCGACGACCTCGCGGCTACCGCGGCGACCGTGGTCGACGAGCGGGTCGTCGACGACGGCGATGTCGTTACGGCCGGCGGCGTGACCTCGGGGATCGATCTGGCGCTGTGGCTGCTCGAGCGGGAGTTCGGCGTCGAAATCGCCGAGGCGGTGGCCGCGGAGATGGCCCATGAGCGGCGGGGCGACGTGTTCGAATCGTCGTAA